From one Paramormyrops kingsleyae isolate MSU_618 chromosome 1, PKINGS_0.4, whole genome shotgun sequence genomic stretch:
- the LOC111846835 gene encoding MSL complex subunit 3-like isoform X2, with the protein MRRKGWKKRRCRLSGVESVLKSPPGEEKKESNGPPLISSSEDSNEDNSEDVELKSEGDTYEELGQMKEDHEGNSKRESEDRSISIEIPEVLKRKLEDDCYYINKRKKLVKIPCQMNIINILESYVKHFAINAALAVNERFRHQSSTQPSLSSHYVPPEKNEELCKEMVDGLRVTFDFTLPVILLYPYEHAQFKKVSSSRFFLPSRDITTASLSRTLRDCSPSSPSPHTSPESRPPLNQTPTAKRRRADPDVLQSLRRSARHHAPGGDRVSDSGASPQPKARALLGLDKIPAHSGSSSPVTAPPRKEGSCVFGGLEGRGNSGLNEVLSWRLTPDDYPNRDRPPPPSCMYGSQHLLRLFVKLPEILGKMHIPDKNLRALVKHLELFLRFLAEFHEDFFPESAYVSISEAHYSMKHPRASY; encoded by the exons AT GAGGAGAAAGGGATGGAAGAAACGACGATGTCGTCTGTCCGGTGTTGAGTCTGTGTTGAAAAGCCCGCCCGGAGAGGAAAAGAAGGAGAGCAATGGTCCCC CTTTAATTTCATCTTCAGAAGACAGTAACGAGGACAACTCTGAGGACGTGGAATTAAAAAGTGAAGGCGACACATATGAGGAACTGGGTCAAATG AAGGAGGACCATGAGGGTAACTCCAAAAGGGAGAGCGAGGATCGGAGTATCAGCATCGAGATCCCCGAGGTGCTGAAGAGGAAGCTGGAGGATGACTGTTACTACATCAACAAGCGTAAGAAG TTGGTGAAGATCCCCTGCCAGATGAACATCATAAACATCCTGGAGTCATACGTGAAGCACTTCGCCATAAACGCTGCCTTGGCAGTCAACGAGAGGTTCCGGCACCAGAGCAGCACTCAGCCCAGCCTCAGCTCACACTACGTCCCTCCCGAGAAGAA TGAGGAGCTTTGCAAAGAAATGGTGGACGGGCTGCGGGTCACCTTCGACTTCACCCTTCCCGTGATCCTCCTGTATCCATATGAGCATGCTCAGTTTAAGAAGGTCAGCTCGTCCAGGTTCTTTCTGCCCAGTCGGGACATCACTACGGCCAGCCTGAGCAG GACATTGCGAGACTGTTCCCCCagctcccccagcccccacacGTCCCCAGAAAGCCGCCCCCCTCTCAACCAGACCCCAACAGCAAAGCGTCGCCGTGCCGACCCAGACGTGTTGCAGTCCTTACGGCGTTCAGCGCGTCACCACGCACCGGGGGGGGACCGGGTGTCCGACAGCGGAGCCTCCCCACAGCCAAAAGCCAGGGCTCTCCTAGGCCTGGACAAGA TCCCTGCCCATAGCGGCTCATCCTCTCCTGTAACAGCGCCCCCTAGGAAAGAGGGCAGCTGCGTGTTCGGTGGCTTGGAGGGTCGAGGGAACAGCGGCCTAAATGAG GTCCTGAGCTGGAGGCTGACCCCCGATGACTACCCCAATAGGgaccgcccccctcccccatcctgcATGTACGGATCCCAGCATCTGCTTCGCCTCTTCG TGAAGCTCCCAGAGATCTTGGGTAAGATGCACATTCCTGACAAGAACCTGAGGGCCCTGGTGAAGCATCTAGAGCTGTTCCTCAG
- the LOC111846835 gene encoding MSL complex subunit 3-like isoform X1 yields the protein MRRKGWKKRRCRLSGVESVLKSPPGEEKKESNGPPLISSSEDSNEDNSEDVELKSEGDTYEELGQMKEDHEGNSKRESEDRSISIEIPEVLKRKLEDDCYYINKRKKLVKIPCQMNIINILESYVKHFAINAALAVNERFRHQSSTQPSLSSHYVPPEKNEELCKEMVDGLRVTFDFTLPVILLYPYEHAQFKKVSSSRFFLPSRDITTASLSRTLRDCSPSSPSPHTSPESRPPLNQTPTAKRRRADPDVLQSLRRSARHHAPGGDRVSDSGASPQPKARALLGLDKKVPAHSGSSSPVTAPPRKEGSCVFGGLEGRGNSGLNEVLSWRLTPDDYPNRDRPPPPSCMYGSQHLLRLFVKLPEILGKMHIPDKNLRALVKHLELFLRFLAEFHEDFFPESAYVSISEAHYSMKHPRASY from the exons AT GAGGAGAAAGGGATGGAAGAAACGACGATGTCGTCTGTCCGGTGTTGAGTCTGTGTTGAAAAGCCCGCCCGGAGAGGAAAAGAAGGAGAGCAATGGTCCCC CTTTAATTTCATCTTCAGAAGACAGTAACGAGGACAACTCTGAGGACGTGGAATTAAAAAGTGAAGGCGACACATATGAGGAACTGGGTCAAATG AAGGAGGACCATGAGGGTAACTCCAAAAGGGAGAGCGAGGATCGGAGTATCAGCATCGAGATCCCCGAGGTGCTGAAGAGGAAGCTGGAGGATGACTGTTACTACATCAACAAGCGTAAGAAG TTGGTGAAGATCCCCTGCCAGATGAACATCATAAACATCCTGGAGTCATACGTGAAGCACTTCGCCATAAACGCTGCCTTGGCAGTCAACGAGAGGTTCCGGCACCAGAGCAGCACTCAGCCCAGCCTCAGCTCACACTACGTCCCTCCCGAGAAGAA TGAGGAGCTTTGCAAAGAAATGGTGGACGGGCTGCGGGTCACCTTCGACTTCACCCTTCCCGTGATCCTCCTGTATCCATATGAGCATGCTCAGTTTAAGAAGGTCAGCTCGTCCAGGTTCTTTCTGCCCAGTCGGGACATCACTACGGCCAGCCTGAGCAG GACATTGCGAGACTGTTCCCCCagctcccccagcccccacacGTCCCCAGAAAGCCGCCCCCCTCTCAACCAGACCCCAACAGCAAAGCGTCGCCGTGCCGACCCAGACGTGTTGCAGTCCTTACGGCGTTCAGCGCGTCACCACGCACCGGGGGGGGACCGGGTGTCCGACAGCGGAGCCTCCCCACAGCCAAAAGCCAGGGCTCTCCTAGGCCTGGACAAGA AAGTCCCTGCCCATAGCGGCTCATCCTCTCCTGTAACAGCGCCCCCTAGGAAAGAGGGCAGCTGCGTGTTCGGTGGCTTGGAGGGTCGAGGGAACAGCGGCCTAAATGAG GTCCTGAGCTGGAGGCTGACCCCCGATGACTACCCCAATAGGgaccgcccccctcccccatcctgcATGTACGGATCCCAGCATCTGCTTCGCCTCTTCG TGAAGCTCCCAGAGATCTTGGGTAAGATGCACATTCCTGACAAGAACCTGAGGGCCCTGGTGAAGCATCTAGAGCTGTTCCTCAG